The following are encoded together in the Ooceraea biroi isolate clonal line C1 chromosome 2, Obir_v5.4, whole genome shotgun sequence genome:
- the LOC105287959 gene encoding protein NDRG3 isoform X5 has translation MPSDSMDDIELKNIQLQFPALRYLSRDDSSVREERVETDKGSLLVAVQGNRAKPAILTYHDLGLNYISSFQAFFNYIDMRVLLENFCVYHVNAPGQEEGASTLPEDYTYPSMEELAEQLLFVLGHFAIRSVIGFGVGAGANILARFTLAHPEKVNALCLINCVSTQAGWIEWGYQKLNVRHLRSQGMTQGVLDYLMWHHFGRGTEDRNHDLVQVYKNYFERRVNPTNLALFIDSYVRRSDLNITRELDPMRKREGLTLSVPVMNITGALSPHVDDTVTLNGRLDPTNSSWMKISDCGMVLEEQPGKVSEAFRLFLQGEGYVVKSPRKPSVKPTTPEVAPLSPLKMADFRLASLEGLNHVCSKKIDWPTATIHITENPISEAVVC, from the exons ATGCCTTCCGACAGCATGGACGACATCGAGCTGAAGAACATTCAGCTGCAATTTCCGGCACTGAGATATCTCTCCAGGGACGACAGCTCCGTGCGGGAAGAAAGAGTGGAAACTGACAAGGGAAGTTTGCTAGTGGCGGTGCAAGGAAATCGAGCAAAACCAGCTATACTCACTTATCACGATTTAGGCCTTAATT acATCTCGAGCTTCCAGgcatttttcaattacatCGACATGCGTGTTCTACTCGAAAACTTTTGTGTATATCACGTAAATGCACCCGGACAAGAGGAAGGCGCATCGACGCTACCCGAAGa TTACACTTATCCGTCCATGGAAGAGCTGGCAGAACAGCTGCTCTTTGTTCTCGGTCATTTTGCCATAAGATCCGTAATTGGCTTCGGGGTTGGTGCCGGCGCTAATATCCTGGCAAGATTCACACTTGCCCATCCGGAAAAAGTTAATGCACTGTGCCTGATAAACTGCGTGTCCACACAGGCGGGATGGATCGAATGGGGCTATCAAAAATTGAACGTGCGCCACCTGAGATCACAGGGCATGACCCAGGGCGTTCTCGATTACTTGATGTGGCATCATTTTGGCAGG GGGACCGAGGATCGGAATCATGATTTGGTGCAGGTATACAAGAACTACTTTGAACGTCGCGTCAACCCGACGAATCTCGCATTATTTATCGACAGTTACGTTCGCCGTTCGGATTTGAATATAACGAGGGAATTGGACCCGATGCGTAAAAGGGAGGGATTGACACTCAGCGTGCCAGTGATGAATATTACGGGCGCTCTAAGCCCTCACGTCGACGACACCGTAACGTTAAACGGACGCCTGGATCCGACTAACAGCTCTTGGATGAAA ATATCGGATTGCGGTATGGTGCTGGAAGAACAACCGGGTAAAGTAAGCGAGGCGTTCCGACTGTTTCTTCAGGGCGAAGGATATG TGGTGAAATCCCCGCGGAAGCCGTCCGTGAAGCCGACAACACCCGAAG TGGCCCCGCTATCGCCGCTGAAAATGGCCGACTTCAGACTGGCTTCCTTGGAGGGACTGAATCACGTCTGCAGCAAGAAGATCGACTGGCCTACCGCAACCATACACATCACGGAGAATCCGATATCGGAGGCAGTCGTCTGTTAA
- the LOC105287959 gene encoding protein NDRG3 isoform X4, translating to MPTAATAEESALLGTMPSDSMDDIELKNIQLQFPALRYLSRDDSSVREERVETDKGSLLVAVQGNRAKPAILTYHDLGLNYISSFQAFFNYIDMRVLLENFCVYHVNAPGQEEGASTLPEDYTYPSMEELAEQLLFVLGHFAIRSVIGFGVGAGANILARFTLAHPEKVNALCLINCVSTQAGWIEWGYQKLNVRHLRSQGMTQGVLDYLMWHHFGRGTEDRNHDLVQVYKNYFERRVNPTNLALFIDSYVRRSDLNITRELDPMRKREGLTLSVPVMNITGALSPHVDDTVTLNGRLDPTNSSWMKISDCGMVLEEQPGKVSEAFRLFLQGEGYVVKSPRKPSVKPTTPEVAPLSPLKMADFRLASLEGLNHVCSKKIDWPTATIHITENPISEAVVC from the exons CACGATGCCTTCCGACAGCATGGACGACATCGAGCTGAAGAACATTCAGCTGCAATTTCCGGCACTGAGATATCTCTCCAGGGACGACAGCTCCGTGCGGGAAGAAAGAGTGGAAACTGACAAGGGAAGTTTGCTAGTGGCGGTGCAAGGAAATCGAGCAAAACCAGCTATACTCACTTATCACGATTTAGGCCTTAATT acATCTCGAGCTTCCAGgcatttttcaattacatCGACATGCGTGTTCTACTCGAAAACTTTTGTGTATATCACGTAAATGCACCCGGACAAGAGGAAGGCGCATCGACGCTACCCGAAGa TTACACTTATCCGTCCATGGAAGAGCTGGCAGAACAGCTGCTCTTTGTTCTCGGTCATTTTGCCATAAGATCCGTAATTGGCTTCGGGGTTGGTGCCGGCGCTAATATCCTGGCAAGATTCACACTTGCCCATCCGGAAAAAGTTAATGCACTGTGCCTGATAAACTGCGTGTCCACACAGGCGGGATGGATCGAATGGGGCTATCAAAAATTGAACGTGCGCCACCTGAGATCACAGGGCATGACCCAGGGCGTTCTCGATTACTTGATGTGGCATCATTTTGGCAGG GGGACCGAGGATCGGAATCATGATTTGGTGCAGGTATACAAGAACTACTTTGAACGTCGCGTCAACCCGACGAATCTCGCATTATTTATCGACAGTTACGTTCGCCGTTCGGATTTGAATATAACGAGGGAATTGGACCCGATGCGTAAAAGGGAGGGATTGACACTCAGCGTGCCAGTGATGAATATTACGGGCGCTCTAAGCCCTCACGTCGACGACACCGTAACGTTAAACGGACGCCTGGATCCGACTAACAGCTCTTGGATGAAA ATATCGGATTGCGGTATGGTGCTGGAAGAACAACCGGGTAAAGTAAGCGAGGCGTTCCGACTGTTTCTTCAGGGCGAAGGATATG TGGTGAAATCCCCGCGGAAGCCGTCCGTGAAGCCGACAACACCCGAAG TGGCCCCGCTATCGCCGCTGAAAATGGCCGACTTCAGACTGGCTTCCTTGGAGGGACTGAATCACGTCTGCAGCAAGAAGATCGACTGGCCTACCGCAACCATACACATCACGGAGAATCCGATATCGGAGGCAGTCGTCTGTTAA